A DNA window from uncultured Methanoregula sp. contains the following coding sequences:
- a CDS encoding nucleotide-binding protein, with amino-acid sequence METRNEIENTLQKLYVHLQLLGLHGFFKSDKFDLFCEENGLEKSKDKIITSLHQKLGIPIPFNHVLTTPGKTIVDFSNFPEPLVKPFLKELLIEIYSSKNIQFVEIVVSFLSYYSQYNRNLKTWKPTPIDDTLIRTLALDLVNICESDEDVRIFLKFAGYDSDAILSILDPEPREIQDEPVLAEKRVSMPTVETRSCNRKIFIVHGHDEKIKNEVEGFIKEIKLEPIILHKQADLGKTIIEKVEHYSDVDFAIIILTSDDIGCKKVPWGRFSVTGLSKKQQHLLPEIAKKLQDSQKLKNLQPRARQNVIFEFGYFIGRLGRNKVAALCEMGLDRPSDIDGLLYTPLDETGEWKKKLAQEINAAGIEIDQKYL; translated from the coding sequence ATGGAAACTCGAAATGAAATCGAAAACACTCTTCAAAAATTATATGTTCATTTGCAACTTCTAGGGCTTCATGGTTTCTTTAAATCTGATAAATTTGATTTGTTTTGTGAAGAGAATGGGTTAGAGAAAAGTAAAGATAAAATTATCACGTCCCTGCATCAAAAACTCGGTATCCCGATTCCATTTAATCACGTTCTTACTACTCCTGGAAAAACAATTGTTGATTTTAGTAATTTTCCCGAACCGCTCGTAAAACCATTTTTGAAGGAACTTTTAATCGAGATATACAGTTCAAAAAATATACAATTTGTTGAAATTGTAGTTTCGTTTCTATCATACTATTCTCAATACAATCGTAATCTAAAGACTTGGAAACCTACACCTATCGATGATACTTTAATACGAACACTTGCACTCGATTTAGTTAATATATGCGAGAGTGACGAAGATGTCAGAATTTTTTTGAAATTTGCAGGATATGATTCGGATGCAATTTTATCAATCCTTGATCCGGAACCTAGAGAAATTCAAGATGAACCCGTTCTCGCGGAAAAACGGGTCTCAATGCCAACGGTGGAAACAAGATCCTGCAATCGCAAGATCTTCATTGTTCATGGGCATGATGAGAAAATAAAAAATGAAGTTGAAGGGTTTATAAAAGAAATTAAGTTAGAACCAATCATTCTTCATAAACAAGCAGATCTTGGAAAAACAATCATTGAAAAAGTCGAACACTATTCAGATGTTGACTTTGCAATAATTATCTTGACTTCCGATGATATTGGGTGTAAAAAAGTTCCTTGGGGCAGATTTTCTGTAACAGGTCTGTCAAAAAAACAACAGCATCTGTTACCAGAGATTGCTAAGAAACTTCAAGATAGTCAAAAGTTAAAAAATTTACAACCGCGAGCAAGGCAAAACGTTATTTTTGAATTTGGCTATTTTATCGGTAGATTGGGTCGAAATAAAGTTGCAGCTTTATGTGAAATGGGACTTGATCGACCTTCCGATATCGATGGATTACTCTATACTCCTCTTGACGAAACAGGAGAATGGAAGAAAAAATTGGCACAAGAAATCAATGCAGCGGGAATTGAAATCGATCAAAAATATCTATGA